Part of the Pseudomonadota bacterium genome is shown below.
GAAGCCTGGCTGGAAGGTCACGCTGGTGTGGGACTCGAGGAATTCGAGCATGAAGCCCGGGCTCACCAGCCCCTCCTCGAACATCCGGTTCAACAGGGTGTAGTGCCAGAACGTCGCCCACCCTTCGTTCATGACCTTGGTCTGGCGCTGCGGGTAGAAGTACTGGGCAACCTTGCGCACGATGCGCACCAGTTCGCGCTGCCAGGGTTCCAGGTGCGGCGCGTTCTTCTCGATGAAATACAGCAGGTTCTCCTGCGGTTCGGCGGGAAAGCGCATGGGCGGTTCGCGTCCGTCACGCACCGCTTCGCGCGGCAGCGTGCGCCACAGGTCGTTGAAGCGCGCTTCGAATTCGGCCTCGCGCGCCTGCTGGCGCTGGCGTTCGCTGGCCGCCGAGCGGTGCTGTGGGCGCCGACAGCTGTCGACGCCGTAATTCATGAGGGCGTGACAGGCATCCAGCACCTGCTCGACGGCGAGTTCACCATGGCGCCGCTCGCAGTCGGCGACGTAGTCGCGCGCGAACACCATGTAGTCGACGATGTCCTCGGCGTTGGTCCAGGTGCGGAACAGGTAATTGCCCTTGAAGAACGAGTTGTGGCCGAAGGCGGCATGGGCGATCACCAGCGCCTGCATGGTCAGGGTGTTCTCTTCCATGAGATAGGAGATGCAGGGGTTGGAGTTGATCACCATTTCGTAGGCCAGCCCCATCTGGCCATGGCGGTAGTTCTGCTCGGTGGCGATGAAATGCTTGCCGAAAGACCAATGGGTGTAATTCACCGGCAGGCCGGTGAACGCATAGGCGTCCATCATCTGCTCGGCACTGATGATCTCGAGCTGGTTGGGATAGGTGTCGAGCCGGTACTCTCCGGCGAGCCGGCCGAGCTCATGCTCGAAGCGCTCCACGATTTCGAAGCTCCAGTCCGAATCCTCGCTGATGAGCCTGCTCATGACGGCGTCTTGCGCATCAGCTGCCGGAACACCGGGTAGATGTCGCTGCGTTCGGCAATCTTCTGCATGACGAAATGCGGGTGCGCGGCGCGCACGCTGTCGTACTCCGCCCACAGCTGCTGTTCCTGGGCGGCGACGATTTGCACGTAGGCGTAGTACTGCACCGCCGGCAGCACCTTCTCCACCAACAGGTCGCGGCAGCGCGCGCTGTCCATTGGCCAGTTGTCGCCGTCCGAGGCCTGCGCGGCATAGATGTTCCAGTCCTCGCGCGGATAGCGCGCGGCGATGATGCGGTCCATCAGATCGAGCGCGGTCGACACCAGCGTGCCGCCGGTATCGCGCGACTGGAAGAATTCCTGCTCATCGACTTCCTGGGCGGACGTGTGGTGGCGGATGAACACCACCTGGATGTGCTCGTAGGTGTTGTGCAGGAAGTGGTAGAGCAGCATGAAGAAGCGCTTGGCGATGTCCTTGCGCTGTTCGTCCATCGAGCCCGAAACGTCCATCAGGCAGAACATCACGGCCTGCGTGCAGGGCTTGGGCCGCGTTACGCGGTTGCGATAACGCAGATCGAATTCGTCGAGAAACGGCACCTTGTCGATGCGCTTTTCCAGCACCTCGATGTCGGCGCGCAGCAGCGCCCGCTCGCCGGCATCGCTGGCCGCCGCCAGCCGCTCTTCGAGCGCGATGATTTCGGCGCGCAGCGGGCCGCGCAGGGCGGTGCGCCGCGCCAGCGCGCCGGTCAAGGAACGCACGATGTCGATATTGCTCGGCACGC
Proteins encoded:
- a CDS encoding YeaH/YhbH family protein; this translates as MATIQLIDRRLNGRHKSAQNRQRFIRRYKEQIKQAIAESIAGRSITDVVSGGEVRIPRRDIAEPEFQYGSGGRRQGVHPGNREFVAGDTIERPPGGAGGQGSDASDSGEGEDDFTFTLTRDEFMDLFFEDLALPNLHKTRVQMMVEEESVRAGHTHDGVPSNIDIVRSLTGALARRTALRGPLRAEIIALEERLAAASDAGERALLRADIEVLEKRIDKVPFLDEFDLRYRNRVTRPKPCTQAVMFCLMDVSGSMDEQRKDIAKRFFMLLYHFLHNTYEHIQVVFIRHHTSAQEVDEQEFFQSRDTGGTLVSTALDLMDRIIAARYPREDWNIYAAQASDGDNWPMDSARCRDLLVEKVLPAVQYYAYVQIVAAQEQQLWAEYDSVRAAHPHFVMQKIAERSDIYPVFRQLMRKTPS
- a CDS encoding SpoVR family protein; translated protein: MSRLISEDSDWSFEIVERFEHELGRLAGEYRLDTYPNQLEIISAEQMMDAYAFTGLPVNYTHWSFGKHFIATEQNYRHGQMGLAYEMVINSNPCISYLMEENTLTMQALVIAHAAFGHNSFFKGNYLFRTWTNAEDIVDYMVFARDYVADCERRHGELAVEQVLDACHALMNYGVDSCRRPQHRSAASERQRQQAREAEFEARFNDLWRTLPREAVRDGREPPMRFPAEPQENLLYFIEKNAPHLEPWQRELVRIVRKVAQYFYPQRQTKVMNEGWATFWHYTLLNRMFEEGLVSPGFMLEFLESHTSVTFQPGFEDRRYRGINPYALGFAMMRDIQRICQEPDAEDRAWFPDIAGSDWLGTLDFAMRNFKDESFIAQYLSPRLIRHFRLFSILDDDTRDTLAVTAIHDESGYAEVRRQLAQQYAACNYTPDIKVQRADLRGDRTLTLRHTRHQRRPLAASANEVLRHAALLWGRDVRLEEADEAGAVLSTREVKSAVEDAA